The following are from one region of the Halosolutus amylolyticus genome:
- a CDS encoding replication factor C large subunit, translating into MSDWTETYRPTTLSEVRGNNKARDKLKEWAETWDEHRDAVIVHGSPGVGKTSAAHALANDMGWPVMELNASDSRGADVIERIAGEAAKTGTLTAGGAGRRLVVLDEADNFHGNADYGGSREVTRVVKDANQPIVLVANEFYDMSQSLRSACETIEFRDVSKRSIVPVLRDICRREGVEYEDEALEAIAENTSGDLRSAVNDLQAVAEEADRLTVEDVVTGERDTTEGIFDYLDALIKEEDAEGALRASYDVDETPDDLLNWIEDNVPKDYEGAELADAYEFLSNADRWLGRVRATQDYSYWRYATDNMTAGVAASRREPKGGWTRYGPPSYWSKLGRTKGTRNTRDAIAERIAEREGTSVATARREILPFLSAMTHHCKNRDLTVRMAAIYDLDEGDVSFVTGSGKDTNKVESIVEDAQELRDEETVAHSGNAFFEAGDASDGDATESSATAGDGATGTENGESQQTLTATTESNEDADEGASAEPESADDPDDDQSGLTDFM; encoded by the coding sequence ATGAGTGACTGGACGGAGACGTACCGCCCGACGACCCTGTCGGAGGTACGCGGGAACAACAAGGCCCGCGACAAACTGAAGGAGTGGGCCGAGACCTGGGACGAGCACCGGGACGCGGTGATCGTCCATGGCAGTCCCGGCGTCGGGAAGACCTCGGCCGCCCACGCGCTGGCCAACGACATGGGGTGGCCCGTGATGGAACTCAACGCCAGCGACAGTCGCGGGGCCGACGTGATCGAACGGATCGCCGGCGAAGCCGCCAAAACCGGGACCCTCACGGCAGGCGGTGCGGGCCGCCGACTCGTCGTCCTGGACGAGGCGGACAACTTCCACGGGAACGCGGACTACGGCGGTTCGCGGGAAGTCACGCGGGTCGTCAAGGACGCCAACCAGCCGATCGTCCTCGTGGCCAACGAGTTCTACGACATGAGCCAGTCGCTTCGCAGTGCCTGCGAGACGATCGAGTTCCGGGACGTCTCGAAGCGATCGATCGTGCCCGTCCTGCGGGACATCTGCCGACGGGAAGGGGTCGAGTACGAGGACGAGGCGCTCGAGGCGATCGCCGAGAACACGAGCGGCGACCTCCGATCGGCGGTCAACGACCTGCAGGCGGTCGCCGAGGAGGCCGATCGGCTGACCGTCGAGGACGTGGTCACGGGCGAGCGCGACACCACCGAGGGGATCTTCGACTACCTCGACGCGCTGATCAAGGAGGAAGACGCCGAGGGGGCGCTCCGGGCGTCCTACGACGTCGACGAGACGCCGGACGACCTGCTCAACTGGATCGAGGACAACGTCCCGAAGGACTACGAGGGAGCCGAACTCGCGGACGCGTACGAGTTCCTCTCGAACGCCGATCGCTGGCTCGGCCGCGTCCGGGCCACGCAGGACTACTCCTACTGGCGGTACGCGACCGACAACATGACCGCCGGCGTCGCCGCCTCGCGCCGCGAACCGAAAGGCGGCTGGACCCGGTACGGCCCGCCGAGCTACTGGTCGAAACTCGGGCGAACCAAGGGGACCCGGAACACCCGGGACGCGATCGCCGAACGCATCGCCGAGCGCGAGGGAACGAGCGTCGCGACGGCCCGCCGCGAGATTCTCCCCTTCCTCTCGGCGATGACCCACCACTGCAAGAACCGCGATCTCACCGTCCGGATGGCCGCGATCTACGACCTCGACGAGGGGGACGTCTCGTTCGTCACCGGCAGCGGGAAAGACACCAACAAGGTCGAGTCGATCGTCGAGGACGCCCAGGAACTGCGTGACGAAGAGACGGTCGCTCACTCCGGGAACGCGTTCTTCGAGGCCGGTGACGCGAGCGACGGGGACGCCACCGAGTCGTCGGCGACGGCGGGAGACGGCGCTACCGGCACGGAGAACGGGGAGAGCCAGCAAACCCTCACCGCCACGACCGAGTCGAATGAGGACGCCGACGAGGGTGCGTCGGCGGAACCCGAGTCGGCCGACGACCCGGACGACGACCAGTCCGGACTGACGGACTTCATGTAG
- a CDS encoding C2H2-type zinc finger protein produces the protein MTVLDGERLPMNDYKCPLCTDTYGEQTNLQVHLEVEHRKSEIVSSLIDALDAGTESGVENEQRPTPPV, from the coding sequence ATGACAGTACTCGACGGTGAGCGGTTACCGATGAACGATTACAAGTGCCCCCTCTGTACGGACACGTACGGCGAGCAGACGAATCTTCAGGTCCACCTCGAGGTGGAACACCGGAAATCGGAGATCGTCTCCTCACTCATCGACGCCCTCGATGCAGGGACCGAATCCGGCGTCGAGAACGAACAGCGGCCGACCCCGCCAGTCTAG